A segment of the Desulfurispora thermophila DSM 16022 genome:
ATCCGGGTCGAAACACTGGACGTAGATTTTGGCATCAGGTTTGTTATAGCCGTACTTGTCCAGCAACTGCAAAACAGCTGTACCAATGTCTTTGCCGTTTTCTGTATGGAATTTGGGTTCTTTCATCTCCGGGTAAAGGCCCACATTGCGGCCGGTGCTTTGATTGAGCCCCTGCACCAGCTGAATTACTTCCTCCAGGGTAGGCACTTCAAAACGGGCGTAGTTGAGGGGGAAGCGTTGCTCATACACCCGTTTTCCCGTTTTAACGTCAATTCTTTCGTTAACACTGAGCTGCTTGATTTCGGCCAGGGTGAAATCTATGGCGTAGTACCGGCCATCTGACCGCTTGCGCTCGGGGAAAATTTTGGCCACGTTGGTGTTGGCATCCAGATGGATGTCGTGCATTACAATGGGTACAGCATCTTTGGTCAATACCACATCGGGTTCGATGTAATCGGCACCCATTCCATAGGCCATGGCGTAGGCCTCCAGAGTATGTTCGGGCAAATAACCAGAAGCGCCCCGGTGAGCAATGGCTATTTTGGTGTTGTTGCCGGAATTGGAGGGGGGTGTTTTTTCTTGGGAAGCCGGGGAGCCGCATCCCGTCTGTACCAGTAAAGTTAGACACAGTGCTGTTAATAGCAGTTTTCTTTTGAGCTTTTTGTTGCCGGGTAAAAGCACTTTGCAACCTCCTTCAAAAATTTGTTACTATTAAGCATTATGCCAATAATAACATTTGTCTGCTATCGGGGAAGCTGCTGATTTTGCTGTCAGAATAATACTTACACGAAAGGGTGGGCGGTGGGGCAGGGCATTCCCGCGCGAGGGAACGATAGATTTTAAGCCGGTGTTAGAAAAGGCCTGGGTGGTCATGAAAAGAAAAGCTCTTTGAATCGGGCCAATTTAAAGCCTTGCTCCTGTTTGGTCGCAATGGCTATAATTATTATGGTTAGTTTAGGCCAGAGCACTTGGGGAACAGATGAACGGGAGAGAAATGTTTTAAGATGAGGGCAGGGATGTTCAAGCATAAGTATTATTGGCTTATATTGTTGGCTGGACTTATATTTGTGCTGCTCATTCTGGTGGGCTGTGAAAAGAGCGGTACGCCATTTATTGACTTTAACCAGCGGGAGGAAAGGGTGACAGTTAAACAAAAAGAACAGTCGCCCAAGCCGTTGCGCATAGCCCTGGCTTCGGTTATTTCACCCAAGGATACGGTGGTGTATTACCGGCAGCTAGCGGATTACATTGGGGAAAAATTGCACCGGCCGGTAGCCCTGCTGCAAAGGAGCACCTATGAGGAGGTAAATATGCTGCTGGCCAATGGTGATGCCGATATTGCTTTTGCTTCCACGGGATCCTATTGTTCCTACCGGGGCATGAGTGAGATTGAGATCCTGGTCATGGTGGAGCACCGGGGAACCAGCACTTACCGGGCGCTGGTGATAGTGCCTGCGGACAGCGAGGCGCAAAGCATGGAGGATTTGCAGGGCAAAACCTTTGCCTTTACCGACCCTTTGAGCAATTCCGGACGAATGATTATTTTGAAGTACCTGCGGGAAAGGCAAAAAACACCGGAAAGTTTTTTTAAACGCTAT
Coding sequences within it:
- the glpQ gene encoding glycerophosphodiester phosphodiesterase translates to MLLPGNKKLKRKLLLTALCLTLLVQTGCGSPASQEKTPPSNSGNNTKIAIAHRGASGYLPEHTLEAYAMAYGMGADYIEPDVVLTKDAVPIVMHDIHLDANTNVAKIFPERKRSDGRYYAIDFTLAEIKQLSVNERIDVKTGKRVYEQRFPLNYARFEVPTLEEVIQLVQGLNQSTGRNVGLYPEMKEPKFHTENGKDIGTAVLQLLDKYGYNKPDAKIYVQCFDPDYLRKFREQMGAKMPLVQLIGEEADCPGANYDQMMTPEGLDKVAQYANGIGPWHQQIIDAKGNKKEYPVVNPHLVADAHKRNLVVHPYTFRKDSLPAYVQTIDEMLNRFLYQENVDGVFCDFPDLAVKAAHKQP
- a CDS encoding substrate-binding domain-containing protein, whose translation is MLLILVGCEKSGTPFIDFNQREERVTVKQKEQSPKPLRIALASVISPKDTVVYYRQLADYIGEKLHRPVALLQRSTYEEVNMLLANGDADIAFASTGSYCSYRGMSEIEILVMVEHRGTSTYRALVIVPADSEAQSMEDLQGKTFAFTDPLSNSGRMIILKYLRERQKTPESFFKRYVYTYSHDKSLRAVANRLVDGASIDSMIYDLVKEKSPGEAARVKVIASFGPFPTGPVVVRKELDSALKEQLREVFLSCHTREGLRHALQGLLIDRFVLPQPELYEPLRQFYGQAG